The proteins below are encoded in one region of Candidatus Delongbacteria bacterium:
- a CDS encoding AAA family ATPase, whose translation MKSNELKSKIIVLNGVSSSGKTTIGKILQNQMNEVYFLLGFDTVFELIPEKSREDIKYLDLALTNLNKLICNFANDGINLIIDHLIVREKEIKELISYIEKFEVYFIKVDCKKEIRNKREAMRDDRFIGLSDLQEKKIDMFVDYDLRIDTTYLSPEENAKNIKEFVYNGSKSALSNMMNRYKNHIV comes from the coding sequence ATGAAGTCAAACGAACTAAAATCAAAGATTATAGTACTTAATGGTGTATCATCTTCAGGTAAAACTACCATTGGAAAAATTCTACAGAACCAGATGAATGAGGTATATTTTTTATTAGGGTTTGATACAGTATTTGAGCTTATACCAGAAAAAAGTAGAGAAGATATTAAATACTTGGATTTAGCTTTAACAAATCTAAATAAGCTGATATGCAATTTTGCAAATGATGGAATAAATCTAATTATTGATCATTTGATAGTCAGAGAAAAAGAGATTAAAGAATTAATATCATACATAGAAAAATTTGAAGTCTACTTTATAAAAGTTGATTGCAAAAAGGAGATTAGAAATAAACGAGAAGCAATGAGAGATGATAGATTTATAGGCTTGTCCGATTTACAAGAAAAGAAAATTGATATGTTTGTTGACTATGATTTAAGAATTGATACTACATATTTGTCTCCAGAAGAAAATGCAAAAAATATAAAAGAATTTGTTTATAATGGAAGTAAATCAGCTTTATCAAATATGATGAATAGATATAAAAATCATATTGTTTAA
- a CDS encoding SET domain-containing protein-lysine N-methyltransferase has protein sequence MIAYNLKRITDKGFGLFTDDRLVKNQLIFRVNLNIYRKFSPQQLKVFLSKNPEIDDNHVNHAGKETYVLEETPASYLNHSCDPNCYFNFLSETIYEVRAFREIEKGEELTHDYTASTLDQFNDNEFWKMKCNCNSKNCRKIITGDFYKMPIEWQDKFKSFLPEGY, from the coding sequence ATGATTGCGTACAATTTAAAAAGAATCACTGATAAAGGGTTTGGTCTTTTTACAGACGATAGGCTTGTAAAAAATCAATTGATTTTTAGAGTGAATCTCAACATTTACAGAAAATTTTCACCTCAACAATTGAAAGTATTTCTATCTAAAAATCCTGAAATAGATGATAACCATGTTAATCATGCTGGAAAAGAAACTTATGTATTAGAAGAAACACCTGCTTCATATTTAAACCATTCGTGTGATCCAAACTGCTACTTTAACTTTCTTTCCGAAACAATTTATGAAGTTAGAGCATTCAGAGAAATTGAAAAAGGTGAAGAATTAACTCATGATTACACAGCTTCTACATTAGACCAATTTAATGATAATGAATTCTGGAAAATGAAGTGTAATTGTAATAGCAAGAATTGTAGAAAAATCATTACTGGAGATTTTTACAAAATGCCAATAGAATGGCAAGATAAATTTAAGAGTTTTCTACCAGAAGGTTATTAA
- a CDS encoding GNAT family N-acetyltransferase — protein sequence MKIIKEKDMTHEIFCDKEITYNTLEIYRFEEPDGYLYINKGKEEFSIYIHSSSELLISEKLKEILLPYLNGKTTVTVNDINTSLIDFIKSKGQEYWWGSYMMHLDGKIEQMSKGELQPYKGEFEIYIDIFGRCFEPMRQRHDFKPYNWYKSNKDVSIKEFEDANKKGDFYGYVVDGQIVGGGIVKNNEIDILAIKPELQCTGLGRQLLRGIVNEMKKSKHKIDISVVESNQHVLKFYMSEGFIIDKLEKIFKNY from the coding sequence ATGAAAATAATAAAAGAAAAAGACATGACTCATGAAATATTCTGTGACAAAGAAATCACTTACAATACTTTAGAAATATATAGATTTGAAGAGCCTGATGGTTATTTATATATCAATAAGGGAAAAGAAGAATTTAGTATTTATATTCATAGTTCATCAGAATTACTAATTTCAGAGAAACTTAAAGAGATATTGCTGCCCTATCTTAATGGTAAAACTACGGTTACGGTAAATGACATTAATACTTCATTGATAGATTTTATAAAGAGTAAAGGGCAAGAATATTGGTGGGGGTCATACATGATGCATCTAGATGGAAAAATAGAACAAATGTCTAAAGGAGAATTACAACCTTATAAAGGTGAATTCGAGATATATATTGATATTTTTGGAAGATGCTTTGAACCAATGAGACAACGACATGATTTTAAACCATATAATTGGTATAAGTCGAATAAAGATGTGTCTATAAAAGAGTTTGAAGATGCTAACAAAAAAGGCGATTTCTATGGTTATGTAGTAGATGGTCAAATTGTAGGTGGAGGCATAGTAAAAAATAACGAAATAGATATTCTTGCTATAAAACCTGAATTGCAATGTACCGGACTCGGACGTCAATTACTTCGTGGGATTGTTAATGAAATGAAAAAGAGTAAGCACAAAATAGATATATCTGTTGTAGAATCAAATCAACATGTATTGAAATTTTATATGAGCGAAGGGTTCATTATTGATAAGCTCGAGAAAATATTTAAGAATTATTAA